A genomic segment from Anaerococcus urinomassiliensis encodes:
- a CDS encoding aspartate ammonia-lyase, with protein sequence MTDYRKERDSIGEIEVPVDALYGANSLRARNNFNITSLSMDSEMINAIVEVKKACAIENEKIGLLTRTQQNAIVAACNQILAGQHRDNFIVDPIQGGAGTSFNMNANEVIANVANTAMGGGLGTYENVHPNDHVNLGQSTNDVIPTSGKIALIRYFKELIDETILLIRSIEKKAEEFKDVYKMGRTQLQDAIPISLGQEFRAYARVITRDLERFDLAVDSLSHVNLGGTAIGTGLNADPTYVEEIVGVLSEVTDLKLKQNEDLIDGTQNLDGFLYVSGILKTFAANLSKISNDLRLMSSGPQVGIGDIKLKPTQAGSSIMPGKVNPVIPEVVNQVAFNVIGNDMTVTMAVEAGQLELNAFEPIIFYNLFESLKTLKNAIYTLRVNCIDYITADRSELSEQVEKSIGLVTALAPHIGYAKASDIAHKALETGKSIRELVLTDELLSKEELEKILDFKQMIKPGILDEDALKKE encoded by the coding sequence ATGACAGATTACAGAAAAGAACGCGATTCTATAGGCGAAATTGAAGTGCCTGTTGATGCCTTGTATGGGGCAAATTCTCTAAGAGCAAGAAATAATTTTAATATTACATCTTTATCAATGGATAGTGAGATGATAAATGCAATAGTTGAGGTTAAGAAAGCCTGTGCTATTGAAAATGAGAAGATTGGTCTTTTGACAAGAACTCAACAAAATGCAATTGTCGCAGCTTGTAACCAAATTTTGGCAGGCCAACACAGGGACAATTTTATAGTTGATCCAATCCAAGGTGGAGCTGGTACAAGTTTTAATATGAACGCCAATGAAGTAATTGCCAATGTTGCAAATACTGCTATGGGTGGTGGTTTAGGTACATATGAAAATGTTCACCCAAATGACCATGTAAACTTGGGTCAGTCTACCAATGATGTTATACCAACTAGTGGTAAGATAGCCCTTATTAGATATTTTAAAGAACTTATCGATGAAACTATATTGTTAATAAGATCTATTGAGAAAAAGGCTGAAGAATTTAAAGACGTTTACAAGATGGGACGTACTCAGCTTCAAGATGCGATTCCAATAAGTCTTGGCCAAGAATTTAGAGCCTATGCTAGGGTAATCACCCGTGATTTGGAAAGATTTGACCTTGCTGTTGATAGCCTAAGCCATGTAAACCTAGGTGGTACAGCTATTGGTACAGGATTAAATGCGGATCCAACTTATGTTGAGGAAATAGTTGGGGTCTTAAGCGAAGTAACCGATTTGAAGTTAAAGCAAAATGAAGACTTGATAGATGGAACCCAAAACTTGGATGGTTTCTTGTATGTTTCAGGTATTTTAAAAACCTTCGCAGCTAATTTATCAAAAATATCTAACGACCTAAGACTTATGAGCTCTGGTCCACAAGTAGGCATTGGCGATATAAAATTAAAACCAACACAAGCTGGTTCATCAATCATGCCAGGTAAGGTAAACCCTGTAATCCCAGAGGTTGTAAACCAAGTTGCCTTCAATGTTATAGGCAATGATATGACTGTAACTATGGCTGTTGAGGCAGGACAACTTGAACTAAATGCTTTTGAACCAATTATTTTCTACAATCTTTTTGAGTCACTAAAGACACTCAAAAATGCCATCTATACACTAAGGGTTAATTGTATAGATTACATCACGGCTGATAGAAGCGAACTATCAGAACAAGTAGAAAAATCAATCGGACTTGTTACAGCCCTTGCTCCTCATATAGGCTATGCAAAGGCAAGTGATATAGCTCACAAAGCCCTAGAAACTGGCAAATCAATTAGAGAATTGGTTCTTACTGATGAACTACTTAGCAAAGAAGAACTTGAAAAGATATTAGATTTTAAACAAATGATAAAACCAGGTATCTTGGACGAAGATGCCTTAAAAAAGGAATAA
- a CDS encoding class II fumarate hydratase yields MDYRIEKDSIGEVKVPADKLWGAQSQRSFENFPQDAELMPKSLIYALVNIKKAAAIVNNRQGKLSEEKRELIVFACNKILLGYYDDQFPLTVWQTGSGTQTNMNVNEVIAHIANKKAGEDVIHPNDDVNMSQSSNDVFPTAMHISTILKIKEKLLPEIKKTIEVLKDLEEKNDIIKTGRTHLQDATPLKLSQEISGWRTMVERDWESIHNASQALRKLAIGGTAVGTGINASKDYGSEVASELTKQLDLEFESDTNKFYQLASKSALVNVHGSIKALASDMYKIANDIRFLSCGPRCGIGELIIPANEPGSSIMPGKVNPTQVESITMVSIQIMANDMAISMANSQGQLQLNAYMPLIIYNMDQTVSLMSKSLACFREHLLVGLVANKEAIENNLENSLMLVTSLSPHIGYDKASQIAKYAYENKLTLREANRELDFVSEEEFDKYVNPENMV; encoded by the coding sequence ATGGATTATAGAATAGAAAAGGATAGTATAGGTGAGGTTAAAGTTCCAGCAGATAAATTATGGGGAGCACAAAGTCAAAGATCTTTTGAAAATTTCCCACAAGATGCTGAACTTATGCCAAAATCACTAATTTATGCCTTAGTTAATATAAAAAAAGCTGCAGCTATAGTAAACAACAGGCAAGGAAAGCTAAGTGAAGAAAAAAGAGAACTCATAGTCTTTGCCTGCAACAAGATACTTTTGGGCTACTACGATGATCAATTCCCACTAACAGTATGGCAAACAGGATCTGGCACACAGACCAATATGAATGTCAACGAAGTTATAGCCCACATAGCTAACAAAAAGGCAGGAGAAGATGTCATCCACCCAAACGATGATGTAAATATGAGCCAATCATCAAATGATGTTTTCCCAACAGCTATGCATATCTCAACTATATTAAAAATAAAAGAAAAGCTCTTGCCAGAAATCAAAAAAACAATTGAAGTATTAAAAGATTTGGAAGAAAAAAATGACATCATCAAGACAGGAAGAACCCACTTGCAAGATGCCACACCACTAAAACTTTCCCAAGAAATTTCTGGATGGAGAACTATGGTAGAAAGAGATTGGGAATCCATACACAATGCAAGCCAAGCTCTAAGAAAACTTGCCATAGGTGGAACTGCCGTAGGAACTGGAATCAATGCATCAAAAGATTATGGCAGTGAAGTAGCAAGTGAGCTAACAAAGCAATTGGACCTAGAATTTGAAAGCGATACAAACAAGTTCTACCAACTAGCAAGCAAGTCGGCCCTAGTAAATGTCCATGGAAGTATAAAAGCCCTTGCAAGCGATATGTATAAAATAGCAAACGACATCAGATTCTTATCATGCGGACCAAGATGTGGTATAGGAGAGCTGATAATACCAGCCAATGAGCCAGGCTCATCAATTATGCCAGGCAAGGTAAACCCAACCCAAGTGGAATCAATCACCATGGTAAGCATTCAAATTATGGCAAATGATATGGCAATAAGCATGGCCAACAGTCAAGGACAACTCCAATTAAATGCCTACATGCCACTAATAATCTATAATATGGATCAAACTGTAAGCCTCATGAGCAAGTCCCTAGCTTGCTTTAGAGAACACTTACTAGTAGGACTTGTGGCAAACAAAGAAGCAATAGAAAACAATTTAGAAAATTCACTAATGCTAGTAACAAGCCTTTCTCCACACATAGGCTATGACAAGGCTAGCCAAATAGCCAAATACGCCTATGAAAATAAACTAACCCTTAGAGAAGCTAACAGAGAGCTAGATTTTGTAAGCGAAGAAGAATTTGATAAATACGTAAATCCAGAAAATATGGTATAA
- a CDS encoding HAD family hydrolase, with protein sequence MKLLFDCDGTLIDSMGLWLKSMKDLIEKSGHSLETMSASDRIQIESLSYEDCVKYIWEHFVTGMSEEEVTAYFDSILEDGYKNSIPAKEGALETIKALHDKGYEMAVASSNSSTLVKAALKRLGIHDCFKEFFTPDLTNLKKTK encoded by the coding sequence ATGAAATTATTATTTGATTGTGATGGTACCCTAATCGACTCTATGGGACTTTGGCTAAAAAGTATGAAAGATTTGATAGAAAAATCTGGACATAGCCTAGAGACCATGAGTGCATCTGACAGGATTCAAATAGAGTCCCTATCTTATGAAGATTGTGTAAAATATATTTGGGAACACTTTGTAACAGGCATGAGCGAAGAAGAAGTCACTGCCTACTTTGATAGCATATTAGAAGATGGATACAAAAATTCCATCCCAGCAAAAGAAGGTGCGTTAGAGACCATAAAAGCCCTTCATGACAAGGGCTATGAAATGGCTGTAGCTTCATCAAACAGCTCAACTCTTGTTAAAGCAGCCCTAAAAAGGCTAGGCATACACGACTGCTTTAAAGAATTTTTCACACCAGATTTAACAAATCTAAAAAAAACCAAGTAG
- a CDS encoding MATE family efflux transporter yields MQINNKLFTKEYQNLFWPLLVEQIFLTLIGNFNVFLFSLFNDQMVAAIGISDQLLNIFAMITNIIVLGASILIIQNADKSRLSYVKSILKESIILNIIIAALIVISVFLFNKNLLMLMQTPEELLEQTSIYIRIVSVSIIFLAMTSLMLGALRAFGFVKIAVKVSVINTILVILGNSLIVIFNLGGITFIAIATLVSRLLAMLLTFFTLKSKIPDLFDFKNGFRKISLKKEILTLGIPSAMEQISYNFSQTFITAIIASLGTIAVSSKIYTQTITSFIFSIGVAAGVCGNLVIGNYYRNKDFDIINSFAVTNANRISLLAGGINIILALIGKFLVGIFTKNPEITQIVTQLLFFQILLDPMRVANEILVNSLNVLKDVKFPVVVGIVTTYILVIPLSYLMVSKLGMGLKTVWIIFIIDETLRRLLFTMRLKSGKWKKINEVDNGIQI; encoded by the coding sequence ATGCAGATAAATAATAAACTATTTACAAAAGAGTACCAAAACCTATTTTGGCCACTATTAGTAGAGCAAATATTTTTAACTTTAATTGGGAATTTTAATGTATTTTTATTCTCCTTATTTAATGACCAAATGGTTGCCGCTATCGGTATATCTGACCAATTATTAAATATATTTGCAATGATTACCAATATCATTGTCCTTGGAGCAAGCATACTAATCATACAAAATGCAGATAAATCTAGACTTTCCTATGTAAAGTCAATTCTTAAAGAATCTATAATTTTAAATATAATAATTGCAGCTTTAATTGTTATAAGTGTATTTTTATTTAACAAAAATCTTCTTATGCTCATGCAAACTCCAGAAGAACTTTTGGAACAAACATCTATATACATTAGAATAGTATCAGTTTCCATAATATTTTTGGCCATGACATCTTTAATGCTTGGAGCTTTGCGCGCATTTGGATTTGTAAAGATAGCAGTAAAAGTTTCAGTAATAAACACAATATTGGTTATCCTGGGAAACTCATTAATAGTTATTTTTAATTTAGGTGGCATAACATTTATTGCAATTGCAACTCTAGTTTCAAGACTCTTGGCTATGCTTTTGACATTTTTCACCTTAAAAAGTAAGATTCCAGATTTGTTTGACTTTAAAAATGGATTTAGAAAAATATCCTTAAAAAAAGAAATTTTAACCCTTGGAATTCCGTCTGCCATGGAACAAATTTCCTATAATTTTAGCCAAACATTTATAACAGCAATTATAGCATCTTTGGGGACTATAGCAGTAAGTTCCAAGATTTATACACAAACCATTACTTCATTTATATTTTCTATTGGAGTTGCGGCAGGTGTTTGTGGAAATCTTGTTATTGGTAATTATTACAGAAATAAAGATTTTGATATAATAAATAGCTTTGCAGTTACAAATGCAAATAGGATTAGCTTATTAGCCGGTGGAATAAATATAATACTAGCCCTAATTGGTAAGTTTTTGGTAGGTATATTTACTAAAAATCCAGAAATAACTCAAATAGTAACACAGCTATTATTTTTTCAAATATTACTTGACCCAATGAGAGTTGCAAATGAAATTTTGGTAAATTCATTAAATGTCTTAAAGGATGTTAAATTCCCAGTTGTTGTAGGAATAGTAACAACATACATTTTAGTAATTCCGCTTTCATATCTTATGGTCAGTAAACTAGGAATGGGACTTAAGACAGTTTGGATAATATTTATTATCGACGAGACTCTAAGAAGGCTTTTATTTACAATGAGATTAAAATCTGGAAAATGGAAGAAAATAAATGAGGTGGACAATGGAATCCAAATATAG
- a CDS encoding IS3 family transposase: MVTLSVKSTVPPFSTSSFSTXLKIQVKNFSRKTRKYSSYKGTVGKVADNKIKRNFKVEKPYTQITTDTTEFKYLEKDKSGNYQIKKLYLNPYLDMYNSEIISYEISKKPTLEPILKALDRAIKITNKSKEERIFHSDQGWAYQVKQYTSKLESNGIIQSMSRKGNCLDNSPMENFFGILKQEIYYGRKFYSYEHLKQTIEDFIKYYNEERIKEKLGYLSPVEYREKNVA; the protein is encoded by the coding sequence TTGGTTACGTTGTCTGTTAAGTCAACTGTTCCACCTTTTTCTACTTCTTCTTTTTCTACANAATTAAAAATACAAGTAAAGAACTTTTCAAGGAAAACAAGAAAATACTCATCATACAAGGGAACTGTTGGTAAAGTAGCAGACAATAAGATAAAAAGAAACTTCAAAGTAGAAAAACCATATACCCAAATAACGACAGATACAACAGAATTTAAGTATTTAGAAAAAGATAAATCAGGAAACTATCAAATAAAGAAACTCTATCTAAATCCATACCTAGATATGTACAACAGTGAAATCATAAGCTATGAAATATCAAAGAAACCAACACTAGAACCAATTCTAAAAGCCTTAGATAGAGCAATAAAAATAACTAACAAAAGCAAGGAAGAAAGAATATTTCACTCAGATCAAGGCTGGGCATATCAAGTAAAGCAGTACACATCAAAACTAGAATCCAATGGCATAATCCAATCTATGTCCAGAAAAGGAAACTGCTTGGACAACTCACCAATGGAAAACTTCTTTGGAATACTAAAACAAGAAATATATTATGGAAGAAAATTCTACTCATATGAACACTTAAAACAAACAATTGAAGATTTTATAAAATATTACAACGAAGAAAGAATAAAAGAAAAATTAGGATATTTAAGTCCGGTGGAATATAGAGAAAAGAATGTAGCATAA
- a CDS encoding metallophosphoesterase family protein: MEFKNNTFKIVQFTDTHFGNLPQHEDDIRTFDLIDKILTDEKPDLIVHTGDIMWSDGVKDSDKVFQIVMDYFDKYNIPLAITFGNHDSEEGISRSELRDIYEKTISKKPEKKDSFIIDDKESYVITLSDNDEDIAYLYFIDSGADDKLGFGTYEWVLPEQVEWFRKTSDKNKKNDGVKRGIIFQHIPIPEYWQSKDNILYGVQEETNEEISAPKINTGLFANMVLNGEIWGMLVGHDHENNFDSELFGIHLAYGNSSGYQAYGDLAKGATVIEITKDPFEIKTRNIQINADK, encoded by the coding sequence ATGGAATTTAAAAATAATACATTTAAAATCGTACAATTTACCGACACACACTTTGGAAATCTACCTCAACATGAGGATGACATCAGGACTTTTGACTTAATCGATAAAATCCTCACTGATGAAAAACCAGATTTAATTGTTCACACTGGCGATATTATGTGGTCAGATGGGGTTAAAGATTCTGATAAAGTTTTTCAAATAGTGATGGACTATTTTGATAAATACAACATACCTCTTGCAATAACTTTTGGTAATCATGATAGCGAGGAAGGTATAAGCCGTAGCGAACTAAGGGATATTTATGAAAAAACCATTAGCAAAAAGCCAGAAAAGAAGGATAGCTTTATTATAGATGATAAGGAAAGTTATGTGATTACTTTATCAGACAATGATGAAGATATTGCTTACTTATACTTCATTGATTCAGGAGCTGATGATAAGCTTGGATTTGGAACTTACGAGTGGGTATTGCCAGAACAAGTCGAGTGGTTTAGAAAAACATCTGATAAAAATAAGAAAAATGATGGGGTAAAACGTGGCATAATATTCCAACATATTCCAATTCCTGAATATTGGCAAAGCAAAGATAATATTTTATACGGAGTTCAAGAAGAAACTAACGAAGAAATTTCAGCACCAAAAATAAATACGGGACTATTTGCGAATATGGTTTTAAATGGTGAAATATGGGGCATGCTTGTAGGTCATGACCACGAGAATAACTTTGACAGCGAGCTTTTTGGTATTCACTTAGCCTATGGAAATTCATCTGGTTACCAAGCCTATGGAGATTTAGCAAAAGGAGCAACAGTGATTGAAATTACAAAAGATCCTTTTGAAATTAAAACTAGAAATATTCAGATAAATGCAGATAAATAA
- a CDS encoding Rib/alpha-like domain-containing protein: MDNRSKLEKIIEYRKAKGSMRKPKYATRKLSMGLVSCMLGFTLLISPSEAKADSGENTATIVENAGTPETTGDGSVENTEEILNEDNGSGSEQDTEPVKEEKSLEKTQAEEFNAQVEEINVELNGTVDYSSAITNLPSDASVTVKKQADTSKAESQDATVEIKFADESTTEVTIKVNVEDKKQEANLESNNKEQTEDKLEETDLKEEKEQEGKDKSQEKTVEEKIEEPTDKEEPALEVGEKIGDDRVQATPEDGENTEENASGTENALSNVKVKITKKGIGDKNFNFDGIFGQGARKKVTLKNKVTGETQEAEFGSKEEFVEYITKIKMSDVVKDGKYTGNYSIEFEGGTVAGKLFVDKSAAKANPQTGETLFELTLWQVRNTDIEVKTKNKAGEVVENPTTDQTNGKIQSGNVEIDIPSKGESASVIEDGLEIEDLLPEEIEDINNQEPEYNLTGKKGDFLVYRDGNKAYKQDGEVKVDPEGLKPSELNLIEKPLVTEKDQTGDTDYATVEFDAGEHGTIQEGKTYYVIKGVTLKDGTIAEPKVVPNTGWKWTGWDKSLTGPFAEGTTITATYEADKTDAEKNDPQGQDINTKVGGTPKAEEGIKNKDDLPTGTKYEFKETPDTTTDGTKDATVVVTYPDGSTDEVAVKVNVTIDASTITPIPSVTAEAETVNFGGEYDLTDNIKNLPEGATVEDVTPEGTIDVNKTGNYTGKVKVTFKDGSSKVVDVPVTVGDSQATTNEPTGKDITVKKGETPKAEDAITNKDDLPKGTKYEFKETPDTTTDGTKDATVVVTYPDGSTDEVAVKVNVTIDASAITPIPSVTAEAETVNFGGEYDLTDNIKNLPEGATVEDVTPEGTIDVNKTGNYTGKVKVTFKDGSSKV, translated from the coding sequence ATGGACAATAGGTCTAAATTAGAAAAAATTATAGAATATAGAAAAGCTAAGGGTTCTATGAGAAAACCTAAATACGCTACTAGGAAATTATCTATGGGTCTAGTTTCTTGTATGTTAGGATTTACTCTTCTTATTTCACCATCTGAAGCAAAGGCTGATTCTGGAGAAAATACTGCGACTATAGTTGAAAACGCAGGAACTCCTGAAACAACTGGCGATGGATCAGTTGAAAATACAGAAGAAATCTTAAATGAAGACAATGGGAGCGGAAGTGAACAAGATACTGAACCAGTCAAAGAAGAAAAAAGTTTAGAAAAAACACAAGCTGAAGAATTTAATGCTCAAGTTGAGGAAATCAATGTTGAATTAAATGGAACAGTTGACTATTCATCAGCTATTACAAATCTTCCATCAGATGCTAGTGTTACAGTAAAAAAACAAGCTGACACAAGTAAAGCTGAATCACAAGATGCTACAGTTGAAATAAAGTTTGCAGACGAATCAACTACAGAAGTTACTATAAAAGTTAATGTAGAAGATAAAAAACAAGAAGCTAATCTTGAATCGAACAACAAAGAACAAACTGAAGATAAGTTGGAAGAAACAGATCTTAAAGAAGAAAAAGAACAAGAAGGAAAAGATAAATCACAAGAAAAAACTGTAGAAGAAAAAATAGAAGAACCTACCGATAAGGAAGAACCAGCGCTTGAAGTTGGTGAAAAAATCGGAGATGATCGTGTACAAGCCACTCCAGAAGATGGAGAAAATACTGAAGAAAATGCATCAGGCACAGAAAATGCCCTTTCAAATGTAAAGGTAAAAATTACTAAAAAAGGTATTGGAGACAAAAATTTCAACTTTGATGGTATATTTGGCCAAGGAGCTAGAAAGAAAGTCACTCTAAAAAATAAAGTGACTGGAGAAACACAAGAGGCTGAATTTGGCTCAAAAGAAGAGTTTGTAGAATATATTACAAAGATAAAAATGTCTGATGTGGTGAAAGATGGCAAATATACCGGTAATTATTCCATTGAATTTGAAGGGGGCACAGTAGCTGGAAAACTTTTTGTTGATAAGAGTGCAGCAAAAGCTAACCCTCAAACCGGAGAGACATTATTTGAACTTACACTTTGGCAAGTAAGAAATACAGACATAGAAGTTAAAACTAAAAATAAAGCTGGTGAGGTGGTAGAAAATCCTACAACTGATCAAACGAATGGTAAAATTCAAAGTGGTAATGTAGAAATAGACATTCCATCAAAAGGAGAATCTGCTTCAGTCATAGAAGATGGTCTAGAAATAGAAGACTTATTACCAGAAGAAATAGAAGATATCAACAACCAAGAACCAGAATACAATCTAACAGGAAAAAAGGGTGACTTCCTCGTATACAGAGACGGCAACAAAGCCTACAAACAAGATGGAGAAGTCAAAGTAGACCCAGAAGGTCTAAAACCATCAGAACTTAACCTAATAGAAAAGCCACTTGTAACAGAAAAAGACCAAACTGGCGATACAGACTATGCAACAGTAGAATTCGATGCAGGGGAGCACGGAACAATACAAGAAGGAAAGACCTACTACGTAATCAAAGGCGTCACCCTAAAAGACGGCACAATAGCAGAACCAAAAGTAGTACCAAACACAGGTTGGAAATGGACTGGTTGGGATAAATCACTAACAGGACCATTTGCTGAAGGCACAACAATTACAGCAACTTATGAAGCAGACAAAACAGATGCAGAAAAGAATGATCCACAAGGACAAGACATCAACACTAAAGTTGGAGGAACACCAAAAGCTGAAGAAGGAATCAAGAACAAAGATGACCTTCCAACAGGAACTAAATACGAATTCAAAGAAACACCAGACACAACAACAGATGGAACAAAAGATGCAACAGTAGTAGTAACATATCCAGACGGATCAACAGACGAAGTAGCTGTAAAAGTAAATGTTACAATTGATGCAAGCACAATAACACCAATTCCATCAGTAACAGCAGAAGCTGAAACAGTTAACTTTGGTGGAGAATATGACCTAACAGATAACATCAAAAACCTACCAGAAGGTGCAACAGTAGAAGATGTAACACCAGAAGGCACAATAGATGTAAACAAAACAGGTAACTATACAGGAAAAGTAAAAGTAACCTTCAAAGATGGATCATCAAAAGTTGTAGACGTACCAGTAACAGTAGGTGACTCACAAGCAACAACAAATGAACCAACAGGTAAAGACATCACAGTTAAAAAAGGTGAAACACCAAAAGCAGAAGATGCAATCACAAACAAAGATGACTTACCAAAAGGTACAAAATATGAATTCAAAGAAACACCAGACACAACAACAGATGGAACAAAAGATGCAACAGTAGTAGTAACATATCCAGACGGATCAACAGACGAAGTAGCTGTAAAAGTAAATGTTACAATTGATGCAAGCGCAATAACACCAATTCCATCAGTAACAGCAGAAGCTGAAACAGTTAACTTTGGTGGAGAATATGACCTAACAGATAACATCAAAAACCTACCAGAAGGTGCAACAGTAGAAGATGTAACACCAGAAGGCACAATAGATGTAAACAAAACAGGTAACTATACAGGAAAAGTAAAAGTAACCTTCAAAGATGGATCATCAAAAGT
- a CDS encoding carbohydrate ABC transporter permease: MDSSKKAIQTSRWAQIIFYIILILMALAIILPFLHILALAFNSGKDAARGGITFFPREFTLENFREVFKQDNLINGFFISIFRTVLGTALGVFLMSMAAWALTIPDLPGRGKITFFIFFTMLFGGGTIPYYLVLSQLGLTNTIWVYIIPSLYSVTNILLLRSAFSQVPMSLVEAARIDGMKEFRIFTDMVLPMSKPTLATVTLFTAVGHWNDWFAGSFYVRNQKLKPLATILQDMLTRQQGLADILAKNSGAAYQQLDKIQVTGDSLQMATIIVVILPIVILYPFIQKYFVQGITIGSVKE, encoded by the coding sequence ATGGACAGTTCAAAAAAAGCCATCCAAACAAGCAGATGGGCACAAATTATATTTTATATTATTTTGATACTTATGGCTCTTGCCATTATTTTGCCATTTTTACACATCCTAGCCCTTGCTTTTAACTCAGGTAAAGATGCAGCTAGAGGAGGTATTACCTTTTTTCCTAGAGAATTTACCTTAGAAAACTTTAGAGAAGTTTTTAAGCAAGATAACCTTATAAATGGATTTTTCATTTCTATATTTAGAACAGTACTTGGTACAGCCCTTGGCGTATTTTTGATGTCTATGGCTGCTTGGGCCCTTACAATTCCTGACCTGCCAGGTAGGGGTAAGATTACATTCTTTATATTTTTTACTATGCTATTTGGTGGAGGAACTATCCCTTACTATTTGGTACTTAGTCAATTAGGTCTTACAAATACCATTTGGGTTTATATTATTCCAAGCCTTTATAGTGTTACAAATATTTTGCTACTAAGATCTGCATTTTCTCAAGTGCCAATGAGCCTTGTGGAAGCAGCAAGAATAGATGGGATGAAAGAATTCAGGATTTTTACAGATATGGTTTTACCTATGAGTAAGCCAACCCTTGCTACAGTTACACTTTTTACAGCTGTGGGACATTGGAATGACTGGTTTGCTGGAAGTTTCTATGTTAGAAATCAAAAACTAAAACCACTTGCTACAATACTTCAAGATATGTTAACCCGCCAACAAGGGCTAGCAGATATTTTGGCCAAAAACTCAGGTGCAGCCTACCAACAACTTGATAAGATTCAGGTAACGGGAGACTCCCTACAAATGGCAACTATCATTGTAGTTATATTACCAATTGTAATTTTATATCCATTTATACAAAAATATTTTGTCCAAGGTATCACCATAGGATCAGTAAAGGAATAA